One Aquarana catesbeiana isolate 2022-GZ linkage group LG04, ASM4218655v1, whole genome shotgun sequence genomic region harbors:
- the LOC141141119 gene encoding taste receptor type 2 member 3-like, whose amino-acid sequence MILNKFIVLMNGKTWIRNKCLPTGDKIVTSLCLSRWIFQCLTLVYEIFGWFLPEVHLGFFNKLIPQARLLFNYVSIWLASLLCVYYCMKIANYKNVVFLYLKVRMSRWVPGCIGLCVFFSFVSSLPYVWQSFFSQYQAVTTNVFQNMSNNTTGGHYTYLIGSTPPLVIFSIAFFLTVPSLWRHIRNMSTVGSSFRNPDMKTHYNAIKSMVAFFLLHILFITSVNINIFGVLETGSPYIRLTRIVALLYPCLHSSVIIFYNRKLPEGFLFPLTYVLSYIQKKAVTDP is encoded by the coding sequence ATGATACTCAACAAATTCATTGTGCTGATGAATGGCAAGACCTGGATCAGGAATAAATGCCTTCCCACTGGAGATAAAATTGTCACCAGTCTGTGTCTGTCCAGGTGGATCTTCCAGTGTCTGACTCTTGTGTATGAGATCTTTGGATGGTTTTTACCAGAAGTCCATTTAGGCTTCTTCAACAAGTTGATTCCCCAGGCTAGACTTCTGTTTAACTATGTCTCCATCTGGTTGGCCAGTCTGCTCTGTGTGTATTACTGTATGAAGATTGCCAACTACAAGAATGTTGTGTTCCTCTATCTCAAGGTGAGGATGTCAAGATGGGTGCCAGGGTGTATtggactgtgtgtgtttttttcttttgtatctaGTCTGCCTTATGTTTGGCAAAGCTTCTTTTCGCAATATCAAGCTGTTACCACTAATGTTTTTCAAAACATGTCAAATAATACAACTGGAGGACACTATACATATCTGATAGGCTCCACACCACCTCTTGTTATTTTTAGCATTGCATTCTTCCTGACTGTTCCATCTCTTTGGAGACACATCAGAAACATGAGCACTGTTGGGTCAAGTTTTAGAAATCCAGACATGAAGACCCATTACAATGCCATAAAAAGCATGGTTGCTTTCTTCCTACTTCATATCTTGTTTATTACATCTGTTAATATTAATATATTTGGTGTGCTAGAAACTGGAAGCCCATACATACGACTGACAAGAATAGTCGCTTTGCTCTATCCATGCCTGCATTCCAGTGTCATCATCTTCTACAACAGGAAACTCCCAGAAGGGTTTTTATTCCCATTAACCTATGTACTGAGCTACATTCAGAAGAAAGCAGTGACTGATCCCTGA